The genomic interval CGGCAGCCACGCGGAGCAGACGGCCCGGCTGATGATCGAACTGGAGAAGGTGTTCACCAGTGAGAAGCCGGAGCTCGTCTCCGTGGTGGGAGACGTCAACAGCACCCTGGCCGCCGCGCTCGTGGCGGTGAAGATGGGCATCCCCATCGGTCACGTGGAGGCGGGTCTGCGCAGCTTCGACCGCGCCATGCCCGAGGAGATCAACCGCATCCTCACCGACAGCATCGCGGACCTGCTGCTGACGCCCTCGTCCGACGCGGACGCCAACCTCATCCGCGAGGGCGTGGAGCCCCAGCGCATCCGGCTCGTCGGCAACGTGATGATCGACTCGCTCCTGGCGGCCCGGGAGAAGGCGCTGAAGCTCTCCACGCTCGCGGACATGGGGCTCACTCCGCGCGGCTACGCGGTGTGCACGCTGCACCGGGCCTCCAACGTGGATGACGCGAAGGTGCTCGGGGGGCTGCTGTCCGCCCTGGGCCACCTGTCCCACCGGCTGCCCGTCGTCTTCCCCGTCCACCCGCGCACCCGCAAGCGCATCGCGGAGACGGGGCTGGAGGCCTCGCTGGCGCGCACCCCGGGCCTGCGCCTGGTGGAGCCCATGGGCTACCTGGAGTTCCTCGCGCTCACCTCGCAGGCCCGGCTCGTCTTCACCGACTCCGGTGGCCTCCAGGAGGAGACCACCGTGCTCGGCATTCCCTGCCTCACCGTGCGCGAGAACACCGAGCGTCCCATCACCGTGGACGTCGGCACCAACCTCGTGGTGGGCACCGAGCCGGCCCGCATCCAGCAGGCCGCCGAGCGCATCCTCGATGGTCACGAGAAGAAGGGCCGTGTCCCCGACCTGTGGGACGGGCGCTCCGGGGAGCGCATCGCCCAGGTGTACGAGGAGTTCCTCGGGGTGGGGCAGACGCCGCAGCGCGCGGCCGGCTAGCCGCGACGAGCGAAGACCGGGAGGTCCACATGGCAGGGGTGCGCGTGCTCACGTCGTCCAGGGGCTTGCTCGGGGCGGCTCTGCTGGG from Archangium lipolyticum carries:
- the wecB gene encoding non-hydrolyzing UDP-N-acetylglucosamine 2-epimerase, producing the protein MKKVLHIVGARPNFMKVAPIHRAISERGVLAQKLVHTGQHYDVKMSDVFFTDLGMPAPDIHLGIGSGSHAEQTARLMIELEKVFTSEKPELVSVVGDVNSTLAAALVAVKMGIPIGHVEAGLRSFDRAMPEEINRILTDSIADLLLTPSSDADANLIREGVEPQRIRLVGNVMIDSLLAAREKALKLSTLADMGLTPRGYAVCTLHRASNVDDAKVLGGLLSALGHLSHRLPVVFPVHPRTRKRIAETGLEASLARTPGLRLVEPMGYLEFLALTSQARLVFTDSGGLQEETTVLGIPCLTVRENTERPITVDVGTNLVVGTEPARIQQAAERILDGHEKKGRVPDLWDGRSGERIAQVYEEFLGVGQTPQRAAG